One part of the Quercus lobata isolate SW786 chromosome 7, ValleyOak3.0 Primary Assembly, whole genome shotgun sequence genome encodes these proteins:
- the LOC115952778 gene encoding disease resistance protein RGA2-like isoform X1, with translation MAEGVLFDLGMKVLEVVGSLALQEIKLACGVKAELENLKSTVSTIQAVLLDAEKQGSHNNEVKDWLKKLRDVFLDADDVLDDFSTEALQHKVMTGSKMTKVMICGMRTLKSGFS, from the exons atggcgGAAGGAGTTCTCTTCGACCTTGGCATGAAAGTCCTTGAAGTGGTGGGTTCCTTAGCACTCCAAGAGATCAAGTTGGCCTGTGGTGTCAAAGCTGAGCTTGAAAATCTGAAAAGCACAGTTTCAACAATCCAAGCTGTGCTTCTAGATGCAGAAAAGCAGGGCTCTCATAACAACGAGGTCAAAGACTGGCTCAAAAAGCTCAGAGATGTCTTCCTTGATGCAGATGACGTGCTGGATGATTTCTCCACTGAAGCTCTGCAGCACAAAGTGATGACTGGAAGTAAGATGACGAAGGTG ATGATTTGTGGAATGAGGACATTGAAAAGTGGCTTCTCTTAA
- the LOC115952778 gene encoding disease resistance protein RGA2-like isoform X2 produces MAEGVLFDLGMKVLEVVGSLALQEIKLACGVKAELENLKSTVSTIQAVLLDAEKQGSHNNEVKDWLKKLRDVFLDADDVLDDFSTEALQHKVMTGSKMTKVVAAAK; encoded by the exons atggcgGAAGGAGTTCTCTTCGACCTTGGCATGAAAGTCCTTGAAGTGGTGGGTTCCTTAGCACTCCAAGAGATCAAGTTGGCCTGTGGTGTCAAAGCTGAGCTTGAAAATCTGAAAAGCACAGTTTCAACAATCCAAGCTGTGCTTCTAGATGCAGAAAAGCAGGGCTCTCATAACAACGAGGTCAAAGACTGGCTCAAAAAGCTCAGAGATGTCTTCCTTGATGCAGATGACGTGCTGGATGATTTCTCCACTGAAGCTCTGCAGCACAAAGTGATGACTGGAAGTAAGATGACGAAGGTG GTTGCGGCGGCCAAATGA
- the LOC115952775 gene encoding putative disease resistance protein RGA1, with amino-acid sequence MAEGALFHLAEKVLELLRSLTLQEVKLASSVKTEIEKLTNTVTTIQAVILDAEKQSSQDHQIKDWLRKLKDVLHDADDLLDDFSTDVLRQKVMTKKVRIFCSSSNRLTFSPKMGHEIKAIRERLNAIAKDKEDFHFSQSFVEPQVMNRERGAYSFVFEEVVGRENDKEVIIERLFNDNVVENISIIPIVGIGGLGKTTLAQLVYNDENVDKNFELKLWISISDIFDVKRIVKESLEQLTKRKHEGSFEILEKQFREGFNGKKYLLVLDNLWIEDKKKWLLLRNLLMVGARGSRIIVTTRSKRVACIIGSISWYALKGLPIEKSWSLFVKMAFEQGQLLEHQAFISIGKEIVEKCGGVPLIVRTIASLLRSKPSENEWQSFKNYELSKITQQEEYDISLTLKLSYDHLPSHLKQCFAYCKLFPKDSKIDVKTLIHLWAAQGFIKLSNSKQRIEDVGKEYFIVLFWRSFFKDVIKDELGNIVFCKMHDLMHDLANLVAGAESTMLTLSEENIDEKLRHVSFDLRYSLRQFPIPMVKGMKIRTILGASVGQELGKLTCDALISNLNYLRTLDLSKLKLCVVPNSIGELKHLRYLDLSENEDIEFLPNSITKLLNLQTLKLKYCKSLRELPREIKNFVNLRHLDIFECQRLTHMPLGLELCTSLEILPLFVVSKAKCSGGLSELKELSNLGGSLSINNLGHGKDDMLELECKAAKLKEKQQLQQLKLWWDSRWAENNVSYDEMSLEKLQPHPNLKALKLWFYMGVIIPSWVSSLTNIVDLEFYRNRNLQHLPPLYQLPFLKSVILKYMEALEYISKDTISKALGSSKTTFFPSLSSLIMYECPNLKGWWRKVDGNEPGHLLLPSFPRLSFLKITECPHMCSMPLFPYLNEGLVLDTTSLKAFQQTMNMGATQSPSTTATTSTSATLEEVNDLESLPEEKCLRNLVSLRKLFIYNCNGLRSLPCKGIQHLTSLQEMEIMYCNELALLNDEDDGMQWQGLRSLRFLHLERIPKFVSLPDGLQHVTTLKYLKIINCPNLMALPVWIGNLTSLTKLEIDKCPELASLPQGIHKLTVLQEIIITECPLLQQRCQRQTGEDWPNIAHVPYVYVDNKATQSFLRNFLFSNG; translated from the exons ATGGCTGAAGGAGCTTTGTTCCACCTTGCAGAAAAAGTCCTTGAACTGCTGCGTTCCTTAACTCTCCAAGAGGTCAAACTGGCCTCTAGTGTCAAAACAGAGATTGAAAAACTAACAAACACTGTTACCACAATCCAAGCAGTGATTCTAGATGCAGAAAAGCAGAGTTCTCAAGACCATCAGATCAAAGATTGGCTCAGAAAGCTTAAGGATGTTCTCCATGATGCAGATGACTTGCTGGATGATTTCTCCACTGATGTTTTGCGACAGAAAGTGATGACAAAGAAGGTACGCATTTTCTGTTCAAGTTCTAACCGGCTTACTTTTAGTCCTAAGATGGGTCATGAAATAAAAGCAATTAGGGAGAGACTAAATGCCATTGCAAAAGATAAGGaggattttcattttagtcaaAGCTTCGTTGAGCCACAAGTCATGAATAGGGAAAGGGGAGCTTATTCTTTTGtatttgaagaagttgttggGAGAGAGAATGATAAGGAAGTGATAATAGAACGTCTTTTTAATGATAATGTTGTAGAGAATATTTCTATCATTCCAATAGTTGGCATTGGAGGATTGGGGAAGACAACCTTAGCTCAGCTAGTATATAATGATGAAAATGTGGACAAAAATTTTGAGCTAAAGCTTTGGATTTCTATCTCTGATATCTTTGATGTAAAACGAATTGTTAAagaaagtttagaacaattgacaAAGAGGAAGCATGAAGGAAGCTTTGAGATCTTGGAAAAACAGTTTCGAGAAGgatttaatggaaaaaaatactTGCTTGTCCTGGACAATTTGTGGATTGAGGATAAAAAGAAATGGCTTCTCTTGAGAAATTTGCTAATGGTTGGTGCAAGGGGAAGTAGGATAATCGTGACCACACGCTCAAAAAGGGTAGCATGTATAATTGGGTCAATTTCATGGTATGCTCTAAAAGGCCTACCTATAGAAAAGAGTTGGAGCTTGTTTGTAAAAATGGCATTTGAACAAGGCCAATTGCTAGAACACCAAGCCTTTATAAGCATAGGAAAAGAGATTGTGGAAAAGTGTGGTGGGGTACCTCTCATCGTAAGGACGATAGCAAGCTTGCTACGTTCCAAACCTTCAGAAAATGAATGGCAATCCTTCAAAAACTATGAACTCTCAAAAATAACACAACAAGAAGAATATGATATTTCATTAACACTTAAGTTGAGTTATGATCATCTACCATCACATTTAAAGCAATGCTTTGCTTATTGTAAATTGTTTCCAAAAGATTCCAAAATTGATGTAAAAACACTTATTCATCTTTGGGCAGCGCAAGGTTTTATTAAGTTATCAAATTCAAAGCAACGTATTGAGGATGTTGGCAAAGAGTATTTTATAGTGTTATTTTGGAGGTCTTTTTTTAAGGATGTAATAAAAGATGAATTGGGCAATATAGTATTTTGCAAAATGCACGATCTCATGCATGATCTAGCAAATCTTGTGGCTGGGGCAGAAAGTACCATGTTAACTTTAAGTGAGGAAAATATTGATGAAAAACTTCGTCATGTATCATTTGATCTTAGGTATTCATTGAGGCAATTCCCAATCCCCATGGTTAAAGGAATGAAAATACGAACAATTCTTGGAGCTAGTGTAGGGCAAGAGTTGGGTAAATTAACTTGTGATGCACTCATTTCAAATCTCAATTATTTACGCACATTAGATTTGAGTAAATTAAAGCTATGTGTAGTGCCAAATTCAATTGGAGAATTAAAGCATTTACGATATCTTGATCTTTCTGAAAATGAAGATATTGAATTTCTCCCTAATTCCATTACTAAACTGTTGAATTTGCAAACATTAAAACTCAAGTATTGTAAGTCGCTTAGAGAATTACCgagggaaattaaaaattttgtcaatCTCAGGCATCTAGATATTTTTGAATGTCAAAGATTGACTCACATGCcccttggacttgaactttgtacttctcttgagatactACCACTTTTTGTTGTAAGCAAGGCTAAGTGTAGTGGTGGATTGAGTGAATTGAAGGAGTTAAGTAATTTGGGAGGAAGCCTAAGTATTAACAATTTGGGACATGGAAAAGATGACATGCTGGAGCTGGAATGTAAAGCTGCAAAACTGAAGGAGAAACAACAACTTCAACAATTGAAATTATGGTGGGACTCGAGGTGGGCTGAAAATAATGTAAGTTATGATGAAATGTCACTAGAAAAGCTCCAACCACATCCAAATCTTAAAGCTTTGAAGTTGTGGTTTTATATGGGTGTGATAATTCCAAGTTGGGTTTCTTCGCTCACTAATATTGTTGATTTGGAATTCTATAGAAACAGAAACTTGCAACACCTCCCACCATTATATCAACTACCTTTTCTAAAGTCCGTCATCCTTAAGTATATGGAAGCACTTGAATACATATCAAAAGATACTATTAGTAAAGCACTTGGTTCCTCAAAAACAACATTCTTCCCATCCTTATCTTCTCTCATAATGTATGAATGCCCAAATTTGAAGGGTTGGTGGAGGAAAGTTGATGGTAATGAGCCAGGCCATCTTTTACTACCCTCATTTCCTcgtctttcttttttaaagattacCGAATGCCCTCACATGTGTTCCATGCCCCTGTTTCCATATCTCAATGAAGGGCTTGTATTAGATACAACTAGCTTGAAGGCATTTCAGCAGACAATGAATATGGGAGCAACACAGAGTCCATCAACAACAGCAACGACATCAACCTCCGCAACATTAGAAGAGGTTAACGATTTAGAATCTCTTCCAGAGGAGAAGTGTTTACGGAACCTCGTTTCTCTCCGAAAACTCTTCATTTACAACTGTAATGGACTCAGGTCTCTCCCTTGTAAAGGTATTCAACATCTCACCTCACTTCAAGAGATGGAAATCATGTACTGCAATGAGCTTGCGCTACTAAACGATGAAGATGATGGCATGCAATGGCAAGGCCTTAGGAGCCTCCGTTTTCTTCATTTAGAGAGAATTCCAAAATTTGTGTCTCTGCCAGATGGGCTTCAACATGTTACCACTCTAAAATAtctcaaaattattaattgtccTAATTTGATGGCTTTACCAGTGTGGATAGGCAACCTCACATCActaacaaaacttgaaattgacAAATGTCCGGAATTAGCATCACTACCTCAAGGGATTCACAAGCTCACTGTCttacaagaaataataattACTGAGTGTCCCCTCTTACAACAAAGATGCCAGAGGCAAACAGGAGAAGATTGGCCCAACATTGCTCATGTCCCATATGTGTATGTGGATAATAAAGCAACACAAAGCTTCTTAAG GAACTTCTTATTTTCCAATGGTTGA